A single genomic interval of Rhodopseudomonas palustris harbors:
- a CDS encoding ribonuclease J yields the protein MARPDEFTFAPLGGVGEIGMNLSIYGLGNRHQRSWLAVDLGVSFGDEEHLPGIDLIMPDVRFLEKEKKNLVGLVLTHAHEDHFGAIIDLWPKLGCPIYATKFSASLFAAKLAAERTTLKIPITEVPSGGTIDLGPFSVEFIPVAHSIPESHALAIRTSVGTVLHTGDWKIDPTPVVGPPTDEARLRQLGDEGVLALIGDSTNAVRDGRSPSEAEVAVSLAGLIKSAKGRVAVTTFASNVGRIRAVADAAKAAGREVVLVGRAMDRVAQVARETGHLDGVQSFRGPEYYGHFPPDKVLALCTGSQGEPRAALARIAKDDHPEITLNKGDCVIFSSRTIPGNEKAVGSIINGLVTQGIEVITDRDHLVHVSGHPRRDELREMISWVRPQLLIPVHGEALHLNEHAKLARQMGVPKVMTCRNGNLIRLGPGDPAVIDQLPSGRLYKDGTILEQDTSRAVVERRKMAFAGCAFVALALTETGELADDPEVDLVGMPENNTAGEPLEDIVFDAVVSTVEGLPRARRRDPDAVAESVRRTVRSIVQAEWGKKPLCTVHVLTV from the coding sequence ATGGCGCGTCCGGACGAGTTTACATTTGCGCCGCTCGGCGGCGTCGGCGAGATCGGCATGAACCTGTCGATCTATGGCCTTGGCAATCGCCATCAGCGGAGCTGGCTGGCGGTCGACCTCGGCGTGTCGTTCGGCGACGAGGAGCATCTGCCCGGCATTGATCTGATCATGCCGGACGTCCGCTTTCTCGAAAAAGAGAAGAAGAACCTGGTCGGGCTGGTGCTGACGCACGCCCACGAGGACCATTTCGGCGCGATCATCGATCTGTGGCCGAAGCTCGGCTGCCCGATCTACGCCACCAAGTTCAGCGCATCGCTGTTCGCCGCCAAGCTGGCGGCCGAACGCACCACGCTGAAGATCCCGATCACCGAAGTGCCGTCGGGCGGCACGATCGATCTCGGCCCGTTCAGCGTCGAGTTCATCCCGGTGGCGCATTCGATTCCGGAAAGCCATGCGCTGGCGATCCGCACCTCGGTCGGCACCGTGCTGCACACCGGCGATTGGAAGATCGATCCGACGCCTGTGGTCGGCCCGCCGACCGACGAGGCGCGGCTGCGTCAGCTCGGCGACGAAGGCGTGCTGGCGCTGATCGGCGACTCCACTAACGCAGTGCGTGACGGCCGCTCGCCGTCGGAGGCCGAAGTCGCGGTCTCGCTCGCCGGCCTGATCAAATCCGCCAAGGGCCGCGTCGCGGTGACGACCTTCGCATCCAATGTCGGCCGCATCCGCGCGGTCGCCGATGCGGCGAAGGCGGCCGGGCGCGAAGTGGTTCTGGTCGGGCGCGCGATGGACCGCGTCGCGCAGGTCGCGCGTGAGACCGGGCATCTCGATGGGGTGCAGAGCTTCCGCGGGCCCGAATATTACGGGCATTTCCCGCCCGACAAGGTGCTGGCGCTGTGCACCGGCAGCCAGGGCGAGCCGCGCGCCGCGCTGGCGCGGATCGCCAAGGACGATCATCCCGAGATCACCCTCAACAAGGGCGACTGCGTGATCTTCTCGTCGCGCACCATTCCGGGCAACGAGAAGGCGGTCGGCAGCATCATCAACGGACTGGTGACGCAGGGCATCGAGGTGATCACCGATCGTGATCATCTCGTCCACGTCTCCGGCCATCCGCGCCGCGACGAACTGCGCGAGATGATCTCCTGGGTGCGGCCGCAGCTGCTGATCCCGGTGCACGGCGAGGCGCTGCATCTCAACGAACACGCCAAGCTGGCGCGGCAGATGGGCGTGCCCAAGGTGATGACTTGCCGCAACGGCAACCTGATCCGTCTCGGGCCGGGCGATCCGGCGGTGATCGATCAGCTGCCGTCGGGCCGGCTGTACAAGGACGGCACCATCCTCGAGCAGGACACCTCGCGCGCCGTCGTCGAGCGCCGCAAGATGGCGTTTGCCGGCTGCGCCTTCGTGGCGCTGGCGCTGACCGAGACCGGCGAACTTGCTGACGACCCGGAGGTCGATCTGGTCGGCATGCCGGAGAACAACACCGCTGGCGAACCGCTCGAAGACATCGTGTTCGATGCCGTCGTCTCCACCGTCGAGGGGCTGCCGCGGGCGCGGCGGCGCGATCCGGACGCCGTCGCGGAATCGGTGCGACGCACGGTCCGCTCGATCGTCCAGGCGGAATGGGGCAAGAAACCTTTGTGCACGGTGCACGTGCTGACGGTTTGA